In Arthrobacter sp. StoSoilB5, one genomic interval encodes:
- a CDS encoding FAD-dependent oxidoreductase, with translation MNTLELSTTTADLTAPVISRSDVLVVGGGPAGVAAAVTAARSGAKVTLLERYSSLGGLASGGMVLVLDDMINGQEITVTGIVSEYVERLQKLGLAIVPPADDRKTSEELWNKWGRYGTFDFHSHTNPKPICYAAAFDPDGWKRVSNDLVREAGVDLRLHSWFSRPIVDNGVIKGVICETKLGPQAFMADVVIDTTGDIDVASRAGASYAKDNYLTTLVFRLGNVNTKAAEAFEQANPKEARAINRKIKRLLGGAWELWWLKTPIDGVVWCNAPHMSGFDGVDPADMTAAEFAARDRISEAVEYVRANLPGFENCYMLDVASQMGVRQTRLLQGEYVMTKDDVTQRRHFADTVARGRDYYYPYRSLLPKEVDQLLVAGRHYSATPEAQKMSREIPPCMAMGQAVGVAAALAVENNVLVRDVSALDIQQGMRRHGADPGDVPSSNATVDSNEAVPA, from the coding sequence ATGAACACCCTTGAACTCAGCACTACGACGGCGGACCTCACCGCCCCCGTCATCTCACGATCCGACGTCCTGGTAGTCGGAGGTGGTCCCGCAGGCGTCGCCGCAGCGGTTACCGCCGCCCGCTCAGGAGCCAAAGTCACGCTCCTGGAACGCTACTCATCCTTGGGCGGACTCGCTTCCGGCGGTATGGTCCTGGTTCTCGATGACATGATCAATGGCCAGGAAATCACCGTCACCGGCATCGTCTCCGAGTACGTGGAGCGCTTGCAAAAGCTTGGCCTGGCAATCGTCCCGCCCGCCGATGACCGCAAGACTTCCGAGGAACTCTGGAACAAGTGGGGCCGCTACGGCACCTTCGATTTCCACTCGCACACCAACCCCAAGCCCATCTGCTACGCCGCGGCTTTCGATCCCGACGGTTGGAAGCGCGTCTCCAACGACCTCGTCCGAGAGGCCGGCGTGGACCTCCGCCTGCACTCCTGGTTCTCCCGTCCCATTGTGGACAACGGCGTGATCAAGGGCGTCATCTGCGAAACGAAACTCGGCCCGCAGGCGTTCATGGCCGACGTCGTGATCGACACCACCGGCGACATCGACGTCGCCTCCCGCGCCGGCGCCAGCTACGCCAAGGACAACTACCTCACCACGCTCGTTTTCCGATTGGGCAATGTGAACACCAAGGCAGCCGAAGCCTTCGAACAAGCCAACCCGAAGGAAGCGCGCGCCATCAACCGCAAGATCAAGCGCCTCCTCGGCGGCGCCTGGGAACTCTGGTGGCTCAAGACACCCATCGACGGCGTGGTCTGGTGCAACGCCCCGCACATGAGCGGATTCGACGGCGTTGACCCGGCGGACATGACTGCTGCTGAGTTCGCCGCCCGTGACCGCATCTCCGAGGCCGTAGAATACGTCCGCGCCAACCTGCCTGGCTTCGAAAACTGCTACATGCTGGACGTAGCCTCCCAGATGGGAGTCCGCCAGACCCGGCTCCTGCAAGGCGAGTACGTCATGACCAAGGACGACGTCACCCAGCGGCGCCACTTCGCGGACACCGTTGCCCGCGGCCGTGACTACTACTACCCGTACCGCTCGCTGCTCCCCAAGGAAGTGGACCAGCTCCTGGTCGCCGGCCGCCACTACTCCGCCACCCCCGAGGCACAGAAAATGTCGCGCGAAATCCCGCCCTGCATGGCAATGGGACAGGCCGTCGGCGTTGCGGCCGCCCTCGCCGTGGAGAACAACGTGTTGGTCCGCGACGTCTCCGCGCTGGATATCCAGCAGGGCATGCGCCGGCATGGTGCTGACCCAGGCGACGTCCCGTCGTCGAACGCTACCGTGGACTCCAACGAGGCGGTGCCGGCATGA
- a CDS encoding enoyl-CoA hydratase-related protein, with product MTATAVQASVEAPVDVVTLTIENHVATVVIDRQHVLNAVDGTTHARLNEIWAQLEQDPSVRAVVITGAGSRAFCVGADMSASAVDKTGLEYWAGLDPNGFGGLSLRTSLDIPVIARVNGYALGGGMEMVLGADIVVAADTAKFGLTEPRVGRLALDGGIHQLVRRIPYTQAMGMLLTGRKADAAEMQSMGLVNEVVPAEELDAAVQRWVDQIVACAPTSVRAVKQMVTQTSHLTAREARGLRLPALMGALDSEDSAEGVRAFQEKRPPVWPGR from the coding sequence GTGACGGCCACAGCTGTCCAAGCCTCGGTGGAGGCGCCGGTGGATGTTGTGACGCTGACCATCGAGAACCACGTGGCAACTGTGGTCATCGATCGTCAACACGTCCTCAACGCCGTGGATGGCACCACCCATGCACGGCTAAACGAGATCTGGGCCCAGCTTGAGCAGGATCCGTCCGTACGTGCGGTTGTCATCACCGGTGCCGGGTCCCGTGCCTTCTGCGTTGGTGCTGACATGTCGGCGTCCGCCGTGGACAAGACCGGATTGGAATATTGGGCCGGCCTGGACCCCAACGGCTTCGGTGGCCTGAGCCTGCGCACCAGTTTGGACATCCCCGTGATAGCCCGGGTCAACGGCTACGCCTTGGGCGGCGGGATGGAAATGGTGCTGGGTGCCGACATTGTGGTGGCCGCCGACACCGCAAAGTTCGGCTTGACGGAACCTCGCGTTGGGCGATTGGCGCTCGACGGCGGCATCCACCAGTTGGTGCGGCGGATCCCCTATACGCAGGCCATGGGGATGCTCCTGACAGGCCGCAAGGCAGACGCTGCCGAGATGCAGTCCATGGGGCTGGTCAACGAAGTTGTTCCTGCCGAAGAGCTCGACGCCGCTGTGCAGCGCTGGGTGGACCAGATCGTTGCCTGCGCCCCCACCTCAGTCCGCGCGGTGAAGCAGATGGTGACGCAGACCTCCCACCTGACGGCCAGGGAAGCCCGCGGCCTGCGACTTCCGGCTCTTATGGGGGCGCTGGACAGTGAAGACTCCGCAGAGGGAGTGCGTGCTTTCCAGGAAAAGCGCCCCCCAGTCTGGCCGGGGCGTTGA
- a CDS encoding Hpt domain-containing protein: protein MSEYDECTDSLVDPTVLTELQAELGGDQSIVNRFVRSYIDLLPWRVGRLHHALNNLDMEDAMDAVLSLKTSSEMVGAICMRRLATELEISIRLLPNASHLQELRPQVNLIEAFVFGTICELQTPLS, encoded by the coding sequence GTGTCTGAGTATGACGAGTGCACAGACTCACTGGTTGATCCCACGGTCCTCACCGAACTCCAGGCAGAACTTGGCGGAGACCAATCCATCGTCAACAGGTTCGTCCGCAGCTACATAGACCTCCTGCCGTGGCGGGTTGGCCGCCTGCATCACGCGCTGAACAACCTGGACATGGAAGATGCCATGGACGCGGTGCTAAGCCTGAAGACATCCAGCGAGATGGTGGGCGCCATCTGCATGCGCCGCTTGGCCACTGAATTGGAGATCAGCATCAGGCTCCTCCCCAACGCCAGCCACCTTCAGGAACTTAGGCCCCAAGTGAACTTGATCGAGGCATTCGTCTTCGGAACGATCTGCGAACTCCAAACACCACTTTCGTAA
- a CDS encoding MFS transporter has protein sequence MLNTQTTDNAVPSPSTSHSSPTKNPKFTPQVRKGLLGLGLGNALEWYDWMVFGLLSAFIGPNFFPNTEPLSATLNALAVFAVGFAFRPLGGILLGTLADRIGRRRVMLLSIMLMAGTTLIIAITPNYATIGAWAGVILLVCRVLQGISTGIEAPLSTSHAVELAPEGREGYVAGIMSFYVNIGILLASLVSFLCSLVLGGAAMADWGWRVPFIIGAAFGFVVLYLRRSLPETLKAEEMATNTPRAVWSGVRRHWLSVLAIIFVVGAAQAYNYAWNVGLPSAARSGFKEDPTAVFALTTILGAILVVGSWIIGKLADGKAMSKWFLVTRILAIPSVFLMLMYVQPGIGGFAAVLLGGSIVLVLNMTLYNVVSSSLMPKNIRGTGVALGYGIGVALFGGTASYLLVWFQSLNLTWIFPVYVAVLSILSIVFYLAARRSNGIFVGK, from the coding sequence ATGCTCAACACCCAAACGACGGACAACGCCGTCCCGTCACCAAGCACCAGCCACTCCTCCCCCACAAAGAACCCAAAGTTCACTCCCCAGGTCCGCAAAGGACTGTTGGGCCTTGGCCTCGGCAACGCCCTTGAATGGTACGACTGGATGGTCTTCGGCCTCCTGTCAGCCTTCATCGGACCGAACTTCTTCCCCAACACAGAGCCACTCTCCGCCACCCTGAACGCGCTGGCCGTGTTCGCCGTCGGGTTCGCCTTCCGCCCCTTGGGCGGCATACTGCTGGGGACGCTCGCAGACCGGATCGGCCGGCGTCGGGTCATGCTCTTGTCCATCATGCTCATGGCCGGCACCACGCTGATCATTGCCATCACACCCAACTACGCCACCATCGGCGCCTGGGCCGGCGTCATCCTGCTGGTGTGCCGCGTCCTGCAAGGTATCTCCACAGGAATCGAAGCCCCGCTCTCCACCTCCCACGCTGTGGAGCTTGCCCCGGAAGGCCGCGAAGGCTACGTCGCCGGCATCATGTCCTTCTACGTGAACATCGGCATCCTGCTGGCCTCGCTGGTGAGCTTCCTTTGCAGCCTTGTCCTCGGCGGCGCAGCCATGGCCGATTGGGGCTGGCGCGTACCGTTCATCATCGGCGCAGCCTTCGGTTTCGTGGTGCTCTACCTGCGCCGTTCCCTGCCGGAAACCCTCAAGGCCGAGGAAATGGCCACGAACACGCCGCGTGCCGTGTGGTCCGGAGTCCGTAGGCACTGGCTCTCCGTCCTTGCCATCATCTTCGTGGTGGGTGCAGCACAGGCCTACAACTACGCCTGGAACGTTGGCCTTCCCAGCGCAGCCCGCAGCGGTTTCAAGGAAGACCCCACCGCGGTGTTTGCCCTCACCACCATCCTGGGCGCCATCCTGGTGGTTGGCAGCTGGATCATCGGCAAGTTGGCCGACGGCAAGGCGATGTCCAAGTGGTTCCTGGTGACCCGCATCCTCGCCATCCCGTCCGTGTTCCTCATGCTGATGTACGTTCAGCCCGGAATTGGCGGATTCGCCGCAGTCCTCCTGGGCGGCTCAATCGTCCTGGTCCTGAACATGACCCTTTACAACGTGGTCAGCTCATCCCTGATGCCCAAGAACATCCGCGGCACCGGCGTCGCCTTGGGCTATGGCATCGGCGTGGCACTCTTCGGTGGCACCGCCTCCTACCTTTTGGTCTGGTTCCAGTCCCTGAACCTCACCTGGATCTTCCCGGTCTACGTGGCCGTCCTCTCCATCCTCAGCATCGTTTTCTACCTCGCCGCACGCCGCTCCAACGGCATCTTCGTCGGAAAGTAA
- a CDS encoding dihydrodipicolinate synthase family protein, whose translation MPPSVAPESLNPEFLNYAVQHRESLAPGVWGVVATPFQGSTLDVDLDSLSELVEHYEAIGATGLTVLGVFGEAAALTAEERRQVLETAVECTALPLVVGVTALATRPAIEEVRAAQDVAGERLAAVMVQANSAKPETVTAHLDAIHRATGAKVVLQDYPLASGVSIPTSALIKVMASCDFVIAVKAEAPPTSVAIAELRAGVGISVFGGLGGQGLLDELMAGAAGAMTGFSYPEVLIACVRAWQQDGYEAAQRELLPYLPLINFEQQAKVALAIRKECLRERGLIKDSGVRAPAAGFPEVLRGSMGTHLREAAAALENATLPVRSF comes from the coding sequence ATGCCGCCATCAGTCGCGCCCGAATCCCTAAATCCCGAATTCCTAAACTACGCAGTACAGCACCGTGAATCTTTGGCTCCAGGAGTGTGGGGCGTTGTCGCCACGCCATTCCAAGGCAGCACGCTGGACGTGGACCTGGACAGTTTGTCCGAGCTCGTGGAGCATTACGAGGCCATCGGCGCCACGGGACTCACCGTACTGGGAGTCTTCGGCGAAGCAGCCGCACTGACGGCTGAGGAACGCCGGCAAGTGCTGGAAACCGCCGTCGAATGCACCGCGCTGCCATTGGTGGTGGGCGTGACCGCCCTGGCCACCCGGCCCGCCATCGAGGAAGTCCGGGCAGCTCAGGACGTTGCCGGAGAACGCCTGGCAGCTGTGATGGTGCAGGCTAACTCTGCCAAGCCCGAGACGGTGACTGCGCACTTGGATGCCATCCACCGGGCTACCGGCGCCAAGGTGGTCCTGCAGGACTATCCGTTGGCGAGTGGCGTTAGTATCCCCACATCCGCACTGATCAAGGTGATGGCTTCTTGTGATTTCGTCATTGCGGTCAAGGCCGAAGCACCGCCCACCAGCGTCGCGATCGCGGAGCTGCGTGCCGGCGTCGGGATTTCAGTCTTTGGTGGCCTCGGCGGGCAGGGACTCCTGGACGAACTGATGGCTGGCGCAGCAGGCGCAATGACGGGTTTCTCCTACCCTGAAGTCCTCATAGCGTGTGTGCGGGCATGGCAGCAGGATGGCTATGAAGCAGCCCAGCGCGAACTGCTCCCCTATCTGCCGCTGATCAACTTTGAGCAGCAGGCGAAAGTGGCGCTGGCTATTCGCAAGGAGTGCCTGCGCGAACGGGGACTCATCAAGGACTCTGGCGTTCGTGCCCCTGCAGCGGGCTTCCCCGAAGTCCTGCGCGGGAGCATGGGCACACATCTTCGTGAGGCAGCTGCTGCACTTGAAAATGCCACATTGCCGGTAAGGAGCTTCTGA
- a CDS encoding SDR family oxidoreductase, which produces MDLRIAGKTALVAASTGGLGLAVARALAAEGVRVAIVGRRRDRAKEIVAELQAAYGTGTAGASGNRVSGASGIVTKGFDAVAIEADLTTPEGIESAVEQTVADLGPIDILVLNGPGPKPGAAATLSSDDMAAAFDLLVKPQHALVSQVLPGMRERRWGRILAIGSSGVTAPLPNLAVSNTGRAALAGYLKTLAAEVALDEVTVNLLLPGRIATDRVTQLDHAAAKRRGTTLEDIQLESRKTIPARRYGEPAEFGAAAAFLCSAPASYITGVALRCDGGLIRSL; this is translated from the coding sequence ATGGATCTACGAATTGCGGGCAAGACAGCCTTGGTCGCCGCTTCCACCGGTGGGCTTGGCCTGGCCGTGGCCCGTGCCCTCGCTGCTGAAGGCGTGCGCGTGGCGATCGTGGGCCGTCGTCGGGACCGCGCAAAGGAGATCGTCGCTGAACTGCAGGCCGCGTACGGAACTGGTACTGCCGGTGCTTCCGGGAACCGTGTTTCCGGTGCTTCCGGCATCGTGACCAAGGGCTTTGACGCCGTGGCGATCGAGGCGGACCTGACCACGCCCGAGGGCATCGAATCGGCAGTCGAACAGACGGTCGCGGACTTGGGACCCATCGATATCCTGGTCCTCAACGGCCCAGGCCCCAAACCCGGTGCCGCAGCCACGCTGAGCTCCGATGACATGGCAGCGGCGTTTGATCTCCTGGTCAAACCGCAGCACGCCTTGGTTTCCCAGGTACTTCCGGGTATGCGGGAACGGCGATGGGGCCGGATCCTGGCTATCGGATCCAGCGGCGTGACAGCCCCGCTTCCCAACCTCGCCGTCTCCAACACCGGACGGGCTGCCCTGGCCGGATACCTCAAGACCCTCGCTGCCGAAGTTGCCTTGGACGAGGTCACCGTTAACCTTCTTCTGCCAGGCCGCATCGCCACCGACCGGGTCACCCAACTTGACCACGCCGCCGCCAAGCGACGCGGTACCACGCTGGAAGACATCCAGCTCGAATCCCGCAAGACCATCCCCGCCCGACGCTATGGAGAACCTGCTGAGTTCGGTGCGGCTGCCGCCTTCCTGTGCAGCGCGCCGGCGTCGTACATCACCGGCGTCGCGCTGAGGTGCGACGGCGGCCTCATCCGTAGCCTCTAG
- a CDS encoding XRE family transcriptional regulator, with amino-acid sequence MTTETPAPPATSELLATVGNKVRTMRKAKGMTLAQLSDITGLSQAIVSQIERGMANPSFTTLAQLAHGLDIPVGRFFIGQDQSTSPVVRRSERRNLKNVTRESVGEAVHELLTPNRDGSIEAQWISTPPGHDTSATPFTHSGEEFCYIISGRKDVYLDGVCYSLEEGDSITYSSEIPHWYKNSYEEVCVAIWVNAPHAW; translated from the coding sequence ATGACTACCGAGACTCCTGCACCGCCAGCCACCAGCGAACTGCTGGCAACTGTGGGGAACAAGGTGCGCACCATGCGCAAGGCAAAGGGCATGACCCTCGCCCAACTCTCGGACATCACGGGCCTCAGCCAGGCGATCGTCAGCCAAATCGAACGCGGAATGGCCAACCCTTCCTTTACCACCCTCGCCCAATTGGCCCACGGCCTGGATATCCCCGTAGGGAGATTCTTCATTGGCCAGGACCAATCCACCTCACCCGTGGTCCGCAGATCCGAACGACGCAACCTGAAGAACGTCACCCGTGAATCCGTGGGCGAAGCCGTACACGAACTGCTGACTCCCAACCGCGACGGAAGCATCGAAGCGCAGTGGATCAGCACGCCCCCAGGGCACGACACCAGCGCAACCCCTTTTACCCACAGCGGTGAAGAGTTCTGCTACATCATTTCCGGCCGTAAGGACGTCTATCTCGACGGCGTCTGCTACAGCCTGGAAGAGGGCGACTCGATCACCTACTCCTCAGAAATCCCCCACTGGTACAAGAACAGCTACGAAGAGGTATGCGTAGCCATCTGGGTCAACGCACCACACGCGTGGTAA
- a CDS encoding CaiB/BaiF CoA-transferase family protein has protein sequence MSTVLLDQTESTTTAPAAAAAGASAAAAVTPLPLDGIKIVDFTQVFMGPSCTQLLGDYGADIIKVERPGAGDISRNSFPDQDGQDNPIFLSINRNKRSVSVDTRTDEGREVLHRLIADADVVVSNFRSGVMERMGFGYEDLKAANPGIIWASGTGFGPEGPYAHKGGQDAIAQAYSGVMWRRESDDAKPSIYPTTLCDYITGMHLMQGILLALRTREASGVGQKVEVTMYDSMLHLQMQEACMQLNRGYEVNWGAMPLSGVFETTDGAVCMVGGFTPDPLARISEALGLDEDLTRRPEFSNLEQQFKNKPGLQAIFRERIATNTTEYWTQQLEEQGLLNAPVHTLEQALADAQTEANGMIVEAEHPGVGTVRMLNAPIRLSATPPTIRRAAPRLGEHNVEVLLENGFDHETIERLQQLGVLR, from the coding sequence ATGAGCACCGTTCTCCTCGACCAGACTGAAAGCACGACGACGGCCCCTGCCGCCGCTGCCGCCGGCGCCTCAGCTGCTGCGGCAGTTACCCCGCTGCCGCTTGACGGCATCAAAATCGTGGACTTCACCCAGGTGTTCATGGGTCCGTCCTGCACCCAACTGCTGGGCGATTATGGGGCAGACATCATCAAGGTGGAACGTCCTGGCGCAGGCGATATTTCGCGCAATTCCTTCCCGGATCAAGATGGCCAGGACAACCCGATCTTCCTGTCCATCAACCGGAACAAGCGCAGCGTCTCCGTGGACACCCGCACCGACGAAGGGCGTGAGGTGCTGCACCGGCTCATAGCTGATGCAGACGTAGTGGTCAGCAACTTCCGCTCCGGAGTCATGGAACGGATGGGCTTCGGCTACGAGGACCTGAAAGCTGCGAACCCGGGAATCATCTGGGCCTCGGGCACGGGTTTCGGCCCCGAGGGGCCCTACGCCCATAAAGGTGGCCAGGACGCGATCGCGCAAGCGTATTCGGGAGTGATGTGGCGCCGCGAATCCGATGACGCCAAGCCCTCCATCTACCCCACCACCCTGTGCGACTACATCACCGGCATGCACCTCATGCAGGGCATCCTTCTGGCACTGCGCACGCGCGAAGCGTCAGGAGTGGGCCAGAAGGTGGAAGTGACTATGTACGACTCCATGCTGCACCTGCAGATGCAGGAAGCGTGCATGCAGCTCAACCGCGGCTACGAGGTCAACTGGGGCGCCATGCCGCTGAGCGGTGTCTTCGAAACCACCGACGGCGCCGTATGCATGGTGGGTGGTTTCACGCCCGATCCCCTGGCCAGGATTTCTGAAGCCCTTGGCTTGGACGAGGACCTCACCCGGCGGCCCGAATTCTCCAACCTTGAGCAGCAATTCAAGAACAAGCCCGGACTGCAGGCCATCTTCCGCGAGCGCATCGCCACCAATACCACTGAGTATTGGACACAGCAGCTTGAGGAGCAGGGGCTGCTGAATGCCCCCGTGCACACCCTCGAACAGGCCTTGGCGGACGCGCAAACAGAGGCCAACGGGATGATCGTGGAAGCAGAGCACCCCGGCGTCGGCACTGTCCGTATGCTGAACGCTCCCATCCGGCTCTCCGCCACTCCGCCCACCATCCGCCGCGCCGCACCGCGCCTCGGGGAGCACAATGTGGAGGTCCTGCTGGAGAACGGCTTCGACCACGAGACGATCGAGCGCCTGCAGCAGCTGGGGGTCTTGCGGTGA